The following are from one region of the Candidatus Hydrogenedentota bacterium genome:
- a CDS encoding amidohydrolase family protein, protein MNEIIDAYCTPGVERETRLTPMDLLQCMDEAGIHRAVIAPEDREIAVHNISGNNRILEISRKAQGRFIPACTVNPWFGAAACQELRRAVEAGAKMAVLAPALQGFCFGDELLDGLLDTAAELRVPVYVHTGPHSFGAPTQLIVAAAECPAVRFILGHCGSTDFARDMPDAIRLASENVWFEVSLLDPWAAAQYAKAGNRQKVLFGSSAPRSNPAFELRSLMSMLPAQDYPDVYGGNLAALIAEVRS, encoded by the coding sequence ATGAACGAAATCATTGACGCATATTGCACGCCGGGCGTCGAGCGCGAGACGCGGCTGACCCCGATGGATTTGTTGCAGTGCATGGACGAGGCGGGCATCCATCGCGCGGTCATTGCGCCCGAAGACCGCGAGATCGCGGTGCACAATATCTCAGGCAACAACCGTATCCTCGAAATCAGCCGGAAAGCGCAGGGAAGGTTCATTCCGGCCTGTACGGTGAATCCATGGTTTGGTGCAGCGGCATGCCAGGAGCTTCGCCGCGCGGTTGAGGCCGGGGCGAAGATGGCCGTGTTGGCCCCCGCCCTCCAAGGATTCTGTTTCGGCGACGAGTTGCTCGACGGCCTGTTGGATACGGCGGCCGAATTGCGTGTTCCGGTGTATGTCCACACGGGGCCGCATTCGTTCGGCGCGCCCACGCAACTCATCGTAGCGGCCGCCGAATGTCCCGCCGTACGCTTCATACTCGGCCACTGCGGCAGCACCGACTTCGCCAGGGACATGCCCGACGCAATACGATTGGCCTCGGAAAACGTCTGGTTTGAAGTCAGTCTGCTGGACCCCTGGGCGGCCGCTCAATACGCCAAGGCCGGCAACCGCCAAAAGGTGCTGTTCGGCAGTTCCGCCCCGCGAAGCAATCCGGCTTTTGAATTGCGCTCTCTTATGTCGATGCTGCCGGCCCAGGACTATCCGGATGTGTACGGAGGCAATTTGGCGGCGCTCATAGCGGAGGTACGCTCGTGA
- a CDS encoding substrate-binding domain-containing protein, giving the protein MDGSVSKEREDVPGSESNYSSAVRELAEKVVEDIRLRRMEPGDRYLTCEEAQHLFGVGKGVMDRALRLLSGRQVLVRRRRSGTFVGPGAPVEHPVKVRTFCVLRSENARNLSDFPFEPMLEGLRREVPGANVQFNFVSDKGGLDYVRRLIAAIQETGCVDGIVSIGCPREVNCCLVSSGLPLVAFGSFYGGGRSNPWVDLDRRSAGRLLTEYLVSRGHRRMALFMVATGGPGANDFFDGVSEALTAAELPHNALIHRSLPPDIGVVPELAGELLQMPERPTAFLLVSERLAHVVAATVSSMGLTVPRDVEIAFWDHATVRVRHSPYPHVQPRLSVEDVAAMIGAMLRDLVDGKPLERDRILIPVEFKRPREEEKGMSDE; this is encoded by the coding sequence ATGGATGGGTCCGTTTCGAAAGAGCGCGAGGACGTACCGGGGTCTGAGAGCAATTACTCGTCAGCCGTCCGTGAATTGGCTGAGAAAGTTGTCGAGGACATTCGTCTTCGCCGCATGGAGCCCGGTGACCGGTATCTGACATGCGAGGAAGCGCAACACCTGTTCGGCGTCGGCAAGGGGGTCATGGATAGAGCGCTGCGGCTGCTCTCCGGCCGTCAAGTGTTGGTTCGGCGGCGCAGGTCGGGCACCTTCGTCGGGCCTGGCGCCCCCGTCGAGCATCCCGTCAAGGTCCGCACATTCTGTGTCTTGCGGTCTGAGAATGCGAGGAATCTGTCCGACTTTCCCTTCGAGCCGATGCTCGAGGGCCTTCGGCGAGAAGTGCCGGGCGCGAATGTCCAGTTTAACTTTGTGTCTGACAAGGGCGGCCTTGACTACGTCCGCCGGTTGATAGCGGCCATTCAGGAAACAGGCTGCGTCGACGGCATCGTGTCCATAGGTTGTCCTCGTGAAGTCAACTGTTGCCTGGTCAGTTCGGGCCTGCCTCTGGTGGCCTTCGGTTCATTTTACGGCGGCGGCCGCTCGAATCCTTGGGTGGACCTGGATCGGCGCAGCGCGGGCAGACTGCTGACGGAGTACCTGGTCAGCCGCGGGCACCGGCGGATGGCGTTGTTCATGGTGGCCACGGGCGGGCCGGGCGCGAATGATTTTTTCGATGGTGTGAGTGAAGCATTGACGGCAGCGGAGTTGCCGCACAATGCGCTCATCCACCGGTCCCTGCCACCTGACATCGGCGTGGTCCCCGAGCTGGCCGGCGAATTGCTCCAGATGCCCGAACGCCCCACCGCCTTCCTCCTCGTTTCTGAACGGCTCGCTCATGTTGTCGCCGCGACCGTTTCCAGCATGGGCCTGACTGTTCCCCGGGACGTCGAGATCGCCTTCTGGGACCATGCCACCGTCCGGGTGAGACACTCGCCCTACCCCCACGTTCAGCCCAGGCTCTCCGTCGAAGACGTTGCCGCGATGATCGGCGCAATGTTGAGAGACCTGGTTGACGGCAAGCCTCTGGAGCGGGACAGGATTCTGATACCCGTCGAGTTCAAACGGCCCCGTGAAGAAGAGAAGGGCATGAGCGATGAGTAG
- a CDS encoding glycosyl hydrolase, giving the protein MEKKLAATVGTALFLVVLAGVAAASEASLDDIRSAFAQPPVDCKPHTRWWWMGNALRKEDIAWQLDQMQAQGIGGVEQITMGAVYEKGNHDYLSPEYFELLRYAVEQARDRGMEFSVNFGGPGWIWGGDWVPKEDQSKVLLASMIALDGPRTYAGPLPLAAAPNPNDLPRSTPAIAPEDRLLKVVAARVVDGRLEAGSVVDISSLARGRDITWEVPDGRWQLMAFWLTQRDNANAVDHLSEEAMGRYCEALGAQYAAAIGRHFGKTVESFFGDSFEVPIYRNGIYWTDGLFDRFKEEKGYDLVPWLPALWWDVDNFSPKVRYDVNEFLHEQGMRAFFGTFLAWCGRHNVRARIQPYGFVTDVLEGAGAADIPEAEITAGEKDAVPWFDARIGPREYVASGAHLYGRQVVTAEAFTYLHWEPYRATLEELKIASDGYFRAGVNKLYNHGYIASPERGIVPTRGFFAAIRISHENIWWPYYHCLAEYTARCCVLLRQGQFAADVALYSPLANQWTKSALNARKWTREFDWGGMGQLLMANGYSFDLVNDDMLQHGYAAEGAQLRLGPMSYGVLILPDVSALPVETYRNIEAFVRQGGKVIALEQVPGASTGMRDYAQNDEEVRRISADLFEKSAGRNGVGAKDCGKGHTCCLRLVMHRDDQLDWRSAPLDPFLKVLRQYILPGLDIDLVAAGLRNNEGLTFTHRRAQEADIYFVANIQPAPINLRTGFRVTEGQPCWWNAYSGERRPILEFTRDGEYTRIRLAMDPYESRFIVFERAPGASEPAHVTQSDFVEIQSVEDGTIVALAARNGSHTYEIAKGDAARNGIEAVEGLPAVYEVNGPWEVAFSGEDAPSEVQIWPALKSWTDDARLRHFSGRAHYTAAFDLPSGYVSEDTRLELSLGCVGAVAEISLNGQNLGVHWIRGQDFVLDGAAQPGRNILEVDVTNTLINRVSGLKSFPEVPIDLQPTFGKAIHESTPSADALLGFEPLPPSGLLGPVRITPLRRVRISLGEEK; this is encoded by the coding sequence GTGGAAAAGAAACTAGCCGCCACAGTCGGCACTGCTTTGTTCTTGGTTGTGCTGGCCGGTGTTGCCGCCGCATCGGAAGCATCGTTGGACGATATCCGTTCGGCCTTCGCGCAGCCGCCGGTGGACTGCAAACCCCACACGCGGTGGTGGTGGATGGGAAACGCCCTGCGCAAGGAAGACATCGCTTGGCAGCTCGACCAGATGCAGGCCCAGGGCATCGGCGGCGTTGAACAGATCACCATGGGAGCCGTCTATGAGAAGGGCAACCATGATTACCTTTCGCCGGAGTACTTTGAACTGCTCCGGTATGCCGTCGAACAGGCGCGCGACCGCGGCATGGAGTTCTCGGTCAACTTCGGCGGCCCGGGCTGGATTTGGGGCGGCGACTGGGTTCCGAAAGAGGACCAGAGCAAGGTCCTGCTGGCCAGCATGATTGCTCTTGACGGGCCCCGGACATACGCGGGACCGCTCCCGCTGGCGGCTGCGCCCAATCCAAACGACCTCCCGCGTTCTACGCCCGCCATCGCCCCCGAGGACCGGCTCCTCAAGGTAGTTGCCGCGCGTGTTGTGGACGGGCGCCTTGAAGCGGGTTCCGTGGTTGACATCTCTTCGCTGGCCCGAGGCAGAGACATAACCTGGGAGGTGCCGGACGGGCGGTGGCAGCTCATGGCGTTCTGGCTGACTCAGAGAGACAACGCCAACGCGGTCGACCATCTCAGCGAGGAGGCCATGGGCCGCTATTGCGAGGCGCTGGGCGCCCAGTACGCGGCGGCAATCGGTCGGCACTTCGGCAAGACCGTCGAGTCGTTCTTCGGCGACAGTTTCGAGGTGCCCATCTACCGCAACGGGATCTATTGGACCGATGGCCTATTCGACCGGTTCAAGGAAGAGAAGGGTTACGACCTCGTACCATGGCTTCCGGCCTTGTGGTGGGATGTGGACAACTTTTCTCCGAAGGTCCGTTACGACGTGAACGAGTTTCTTCACGAACAGGGCATGCGCGCCTTTTTTGGAACCTTTCTCGCATGGTGCGGGCGGCACAACGTGCGCGCCCGCATCCAGCCCTATGGGTTCGTCACGGACGTACTTGAAGGAGCCGGCGCCGCCGATATCCCGGAGGCCGAAATCACGGCCGGCGAGAAAGACGCGGTTCCCTGGTTTGATGCGCGGATTGGGCCCAGGGAGTACGTGGCTTCCGGCGCGCACCTCTATGGACGCCAGGTCGTCACGGCCGAAGCGTTCACGTATCTCCACTGGGAGCCCTATCGCGCCACCCTCGAGGAACTGAAGATTGCTTCCGACGGCTACTTCCGCGCGGGCGTCAATAAGCTGTATAATCACGGATATATCGCTTCGCCGGAGCGCGGCATCGTTCCCACGCGCGGCTTCTTCGCAGCCATCCGCATCAGCCACGAAAACATCTGGTGGCCCTACTATCACTGTCTGGCCGAGTACACCGCGCGGTGTTGCGTCCTGCTTCGCCAAGGCCAGTTCGCGGCCGATGTCGCGCTCTACTCTCCCCTGGCTAACCAGTGGACGAAAAGCGCGCTCAACGCGCGCAAGTGGACGCGCGAGTTCGACTGGGGCGGCATGGGCCAGTTGCTGATGGCCAACGGATACAGTTTCGATCTCGTCAATGACGACATGCTGCAACACGGGTATGCGGCGGAAGGCGCCCAACTCCGGCTGGGCCCGATGAGCTACGGCGTCCTCATCTTACCCGATGTCTCCGCGCTCCCGGTGGAGACGTACAGGAACATAGAGGCCTTCGTGCGGCAGGGCGGCAAGGTAATTGCTCTCGAGCAAGTCCCCGGCGCATCCACCGGTATGCGGGACTACGCGCAGAACGACGAGGAGGTGCGGCGAATCAGCGCGGACCTGTTTGAGAAATCCGCGGGCCGGAACGGCGTTGGCGCGAAGGACTGCGGGAAGGGACATACATGCTGCCTCCGGCTTGTGATGCATCGCGACGACCAACTCGATTGGCGCAGCGCTCCCCTCGACCCGTTCCTCAAGGTCTTGCGGCAGTATATCCTCCCCGGCCTGGACATTGATCTGGTGGCTGCGGGCCTGAGAAACAACGAAGGCCTGACCTTCACTCACCGCCGCGCTCAAGAAGCCGACATCTACTTTGTGGCAAACATACAGCCGGCGCCGATCAACCTGCGGACAGGTTTCCGCGTGACGGAGGGACAGCCCTGCTGGTGGAACGCTTACTCTGGCGAACGCCGGCCCATTCTCGAGTTCACACGCGATGGCGAGTACACGCGCATCCGCCTGGCAATGGACCCCTACGAGTCGCGCTTCATCGTGTTCGAGCGCGCGCCCGGCGCGTCTGAGCCCGCCCATGTAACTCAAAGCGATTTTGTGGAGATTCAGAGCGTTGAGGACGGAACGATTGTCGCCTTGGCCGCGCGCAATGGTTCCCACACCTATGAGATTGCCAAGGGTGACGCAGCCCGAAACGGCATCGAGGCGGTTGAGGGCCTGCCGGCCGTGTATGAGGTGAACGGTCCTTGGGAGGTCGCGTTCTCAGGCGAGGATGCGCCCTCCGAAGTCCAGATATGGCCGGCCCTCAAGTCGTGGACGGATGACGCCCGCCTGCGCCATTTCAGCGGCCGGGCACACTATACCGCCGCATTCGACCTGCCGTCCGGCTACGTCTCCGAAGATACGCGCCTCGAATTGTCGTTGGGTTGCGTAGGGGCCGTTGCCGAAATCAGCCTGAACGGCCAGAATCTGGGCGTCCACTGGATTCGCGGGCAGGATTTCGTCCTCGACGGCGCGGCCCAGCCCGGACGCAACATCCTTGAAGTTGACGTAACCAATACCCTTATCAACCGCGTATCAGGACTCAAATCGTTTCCCGAAGTCCCGATTGATCTGCAACCTACGTTTGGCAAGGCCATCCACGAGTCCACCCCGTCAGCGGACGCCCTGCTCGGGTTCGAACCGCTGCCGCCGTCGGGGTTGTTGGGACCGGTCCGCATCACACCGCTAAGGCGGGTAAGAATCAGTCTGGGTGAGGAAAAGTAA
- a CDS encoding cyclic nucleotide-binding domain-containing protein — protein METAVAIQRIAELELLSKLPQEARNQAAEVFLDVSDLLQYDDGEPLINQGYLSFDTGYVLVDGRVVVEAGQKESITIAAPALLGEMAQFKTFDIRSATVRAQGSAVAAQFYWEDLYRAAEQELPEDAHRAFRNAVERQIWERFEFKEIVNLPLFADLPEELRFRVCLPFPCFAERVRLKEIDTLFTQGAPCKSLGYLLVRGKLKLIRKDVGAKSTSAPDLIGIFPNKGEKGKEWSATAMADGEADILRFSWDHYSNQLVKRLSRDEQVAFMTSIKKNGAKHFWH, from the coding sequence GTGGAAACAGCGGTTGCTATACAACGCATAGCCGAACTCGAACTGCTCAGCAAACTGCCACAGGAGGCCCGAAATCAAGCAGCGGAGGTCTTCCTTGATGTTTCCGATCTCCTTCAATATGACGACGGTGAACCGCTCATCAACCAAGGCTATCTTTCCTTTGACACGGGGTACGTGTTGGTGGATGGCCGCGTCGTCGTCGAGGCTGGCCAAAAGGAGTCCATCACCATTGCGGCGCCGGCCCTGCTCGGCGAAATGGCCCAGTTCAAGACGTTTGACATCCGGTCAGCTACGGTGCGTGCGCAGGGTAGCGCGGTAGCGGCGCAATTCTACTGGGAGGACCTCTATCGAGCGGCCGAGCAGGAGCTCCCGGAGGACGCTCACCGCGCCTTTCGCAATGCGGTCGAGCGGCAGATCTGGGAACGGTTCGAGTTCAAGGAGATTGTGAACCTGCCTCTTTTCGCGGATCTTCCTGAGGAGTTGCGGTTTCGCGTATGTCTTCCCTTCCCTTGTTTCGCCGAGCGTGTTCGCCTGAAAGAGATTGATACGCTGTTCACGCAGGGCGCGCCCTGCAAGAGCCTCGGCTACTTGCTGGTCCGGGGCAAGCTGAAGCTTATTCGCAAGGACGTCGGCGCAAAGTCCACCAGCGCACCTGATCTCATCGGCATCTTCCCCAACAAGGGGGAGAAAGGCAAAGAATGGTCGGCCACGGCGATGGCCGACGGGGAAGCCGACATCCTTCGGTTTTCCTGGGATCACTACTCGAACCAGCTCGTGAAACGCCTCAGCCGCGACGAACAGGTCGCTTTTATGACCTCGATCAAGAAGAATGGGGCAAAGCATTTCTGGCACTGA
- a CDS encoding PilT/PilU family type 4a pilus ATPase — translation MAPELLFQARHGRSPLNLRRILSYAVKLGASDVHLKVSRPPVLRVDGACRFAGETPITQENMLGFLDELMTETEKLRFLETGDADLAMNMDDVGRFRVNVLKQRGTIAIIMRHVKGKIPNFRGLNLPADAVQKIADFRRGLILVTGTTGSGKSTTLAAIIDIINRSRPDHIVSLEDPIEFVHEDIMSTITQREVGIDTRDFKTALRALMREDPDVILIGEMRDVETFEAAIHASETGHLVFSTVHTTNVMLTIDRIIDLFPPAQHQQVRAQLSHQLRAIMCQRLVPAADGSGRIPAVEIMFNNPGISALIRDNNIKQIPGALVSGREDHMQTFNMSLVALTKQGLITEQDASAASDNQEEFKMNMQGIYASSGGGGILKKKG, via the coding sequence ATGGCCCCAGAACTCCTCTTCCAAGCGCGGCACGGTCGGAGTCCGCTTAATTTGCGGCGCATTTTGTCCTACGCCGTTAAACTGGGCGCGTCGGACGTCCATCTCAAGGTTTCACGGCCGCCCGTGTTGCGCGTCGATGGCGCCTGCCGGTTCGCCGGGGAAACGCCTATTACTCAAGAGAACATGCTCGGGTTCCTTGACGAACTCATGACCGAGACGGAGAAGCTGCGGTTTCTCGAAACGGGAGACGCCGACCTTGCCATGAATATGGACGACGTCGGACGGTTTCGGGTCAATGTACTCAAACAGCGCGGAACAATCGCCATTATCATGCGCCACGTAAAGGGGAAAATACCTAACTTCCGGGGGCTGAATCTGCCCGCGGACGCGGTCCAGAAGATTGCTGATTTCCGCCGGGGCCTCATTCTCGTGACGGGAACGACGGGCAGCGGCAAGTCCACCACGCTTGCGGCGATCATCGACATTATCAACCGGAGCCGCCCTGACCATATTGTGAGCCTTGAAGACCCCATCGAGTTCGTCCATGAGGACATAATGAGCACCATAACCCAGAGGGAAGTCGGCATCGACACCCGGGATTTCAAGACAGCCCTCCGGGCGCTTATGCGCGAGGACCCCGACGTGATCCTCATCGGCGAAATGCGTGATGTGGAGACCTTCGAGGCAGCCATACATGCCTCCGAGACGGGGCACCTTGTCTTCAGCACGGTTCACACCACGAATGTGATGCTGACCATCGACCGTATCATCGACCTGTTTCCGCCCGCGCAGCACCAGCAAGTCCGCGCCCAGTTGTCGCATCAATTGCGGGCGATCATGTGCCAGCGGCTTGTGCCGGCGGCGGACGGTTCGGGGCGCATCCCGGCCGTCGAGATCATGTTCAACAACCCCGGCATCAGCGCGCTTATCCGCGACAACAACATCAAGCAAATCCCGGGGGCGCTGGTCTCGGGAAGAGAAGACCATATGCAGACCTTCAACATGAGCCTTGTCGCGCTTACGAAACAGGGTCTTATCACCGAGCAGGACGCGAGCGCCGCATCCGACAACCAGGAAGAATTCAAGATGAACATGCAAGGCATCTATGCCAGCTCGGGAGGCGGCGGCATTCTGAAGAAGAAAGGGTGA
- a CDS encoding glycosyl hydrolase, producing the protein MRIILRCVLVSAAFASLASAFAEPAALENRRGNIEGLWRFRADPENTGEQEGFARLDYDDSAWRSMNVPGAWETQAEAANEPSIAAYDGVAWYRLRFVVPLEWREKDLELFLGTVDDEDRTYLNGTVVGETGPGVERAAVKLRRYTIPASCPRPGEQNVLAICVRDVGGPGGIVGPVLFLLPKDEVNQMMRLPQSDRPLEERFENPPADARILKIVHALPDAPDDQDRLFLSLISQGFGGIVTNVAFDEYMASDAKWEAFVRGVDAAKKLGMSLWLYDECGYPSGAAGGITLRDHPEYEASGLHVVDAPVDGGTCTLDVPKGVLFRAVAVPMKDGVASSQGAVDISSFVHDGKLVWEAPPGPWHAFVFTEDVLYEGTHAAVSLAYKLPYINLVPPEPTARFIEVTHAEYARRLGTDLGQYFVATFTDEPSLMSMFMTRQDRRVLPWADNAATEFQRRRGYALEPNLPALFVNMGPEGRRVRYDYWNTIGELVSESFFGQIQAWCQGHNILSGGHLLCEEAFLASIPLYGDSFRCMRRLDAPSIDCLTSIPDDVPWFVARLISSAAELEGRTVTMCETSDHAQRYRPKGDTRPVRVVTEEEIRGTCNRLILNGINTITSYYSFSGLTAGQMTRLNEWVGRCCTMVRGGHQVTDIALLHPIETAWVRFTPARHWVAESSVEAHRVERVFHDAENNLFRSRRDFTHVDSRTLTEAKAVDGALEFRELRWRIVILPDADTLPLAAWENLERFYQSGGVVVALTSMPANSETEFPSPRVLQIAGAMFGDSPKPHITTNGGGGAGIFLPPGAEALLPLVLDALLEPDVRVSAADAPLRIAHRRIDDNDVYFVINDSGQPWEGELDFSPTGGGAQWEPATGRMTAIEPGAGVPVRLDSYGAMLYTFKSAVPRPRKEVQAGDLPQVAVTALPETSPVPSHGEFVTASIETAPSLASADQTAWRVSGTITKGNVDTFVFAAFNYPAPAGLHEAAYIVFDAWLPEAQQAAVPLLVILRDNSGVEYMADTGIPMNAPGHHACYVALNRFRRAGWCPITDRPLDLSNISAINIGWGGYYGSENENVTFSLSPPRLASHP; encoded by the coding sequence ATGCGAATTATCTTGCGGTGTGTGCTTGTCAGCGCGGCGTTTGCGAGTCTGGCCTCCGCCTTCGCGGAACCGGCGGCCCTCGAGAACCGGCGCGGCAACATTGAGGGCCTGTGGCGGTTCCGTGCCGATCCTGAGAATACGGGAGAGCAGGAAGGATTTGCCCGCCTGGACTATGACGATTCCGCCTGGCGGTCCATGAATGTGCCGGGCGCATGGGAGACGCAAGCGGAAGCGGCAAACGAGCCTTCGATAGCGGCATACGACGGAGTCGCATGGTATCGCCTCCGGTTTGTCGTTCCGCTCGAATGGCGTGAAAAGGACCTCGAGCTCTTTCTGGGAACTGTAGACGACGAGGACCGCACATACCTGAACGGAACGGTTGTGGGCGAAACGGGACCAGGCGTCGAGCGGGCGGCGGTCAAGCTCCGGCGTTACACCATCCCCGCATCCTGTCCCCGGCCCGGCGAGCAAAATGTCCTGGCGATATGCGTACGAGATGTGGGCGGCCCGGGAGGGATCGTTGGTCCCGTCCTGTTCTTGCTGCCCAAGGACGAGGTGAATCAAATGATGCGACTGCCGCAATCCGACAGGCCCCTCGAGGAACGTTTCGAAAACCCGCCTGCCGACGCCCGGATTCTCAAGATCGTGCACGCTCTTCCGGATGCCCCTGATGACCAGGACCGTCTGTTCCTGTCGCTGATATCGCAAGGTTTTGGCGGGATTGTCACCAACGTAGCCTTCGACGAATATATGGCCAGCGATGCCAAATGGGAGGCATTCGTCCGGGGGGTCGACGCCGCGAAGAAGCTCGGAATGTCGTTGTGGCTTTATGACGAATGCGGGTATCCCTCTGGCGCAGCGGGCGGAATCACTCTGCGTGACCATCCCGAGTATGAAGCCAGCGGTCTCCACGTCGTTGATGCACCGGTCGACGGGGGAACATGTACCCTCGATGTGCCGAAGGGCGTCTTGTTCCGCGCGGTTGCTGTCCCGATGAAAGACGGCGTCGCATCCTCGCAAGGCGCTGTCGATATATCCTCGTTCGTGCACGACGGCAAGCTCGTCTGGGAAGCGCCCCCGGGCCCCTGGCATGCCTTTGTCTTCACGGAGGACGTGCTGTACGAAGGCACCCATGCAGCGGTGAGTCTGGCCTACAAGCTGCCGTATATCAACCTCGTTCCTCCGGAACCCACGGCTCGTTTCATCGAAGTCACGCACGCGGAATACGCGCGCAGGCTCGGAACAGACCTCGGACAGTACTTCGTGGCCACCTTCACGGACGAACCGTCGCTCATGAGCATGTTCATGACCAGGCAGGACCGCCGGGTGCTGCCTTGGGCCGATAACGCCGCCACCGAATTTCAGAGGCGGCGCGGCTATGCCCTCGAGCCCAATCTGCCGGCCCTTTTCGTCAATATGGGGCCGGAAGGAAGGCGCGTTCGCTACGACTACTGGAATACCATAGGCGAACTCGTGTCCGAGAGTTTTTTCGGACAGATACAGGCGTGGTGCCAGGGCCACAACATTCTGAGCGGCGGCCACCTGCTTTGCGAAGAGGCGTTCCTGGCCAGCATTCCCCTGTACGGGGATTCTTTCCGCTGCATGCGGCGTCTTGACGCGCCAAGCATCGACTGTCTGACAAGCATTCCCGACGATGTCCCGTGGTTCGTCGCCCGGCTCATCAGCAGTGCCGCCGAACTCGAGGGCCGCACCGTCACCATGTGCGAGACGTCCGACCACGCGCAGCGGTACCGGCCCAAGGGCGATACGCGTCCCGTGCGGGTAGTCACCGAGGAGGAGATACGCGGCACCTGCAACCGGCTCATCCTGAACGGCATTAACACCATCACCAGCTACTATTCCTTCAGCGGATTGACCGCCGGGCAGATGACACGGCTCAACGAGTGGGTGGGACGCTGCTGTACGATGGTGCGGGGCGGCCATCAAGTGACGGATATCGCGCTGCTGCATCCCATCGAGACCGCCTGGGTGCGGTTCACCCCCGCGCGCCACTGGGTCGCCGAATCGTCTGTTGAAGCCCACCGCGTCGAGAGGGTGTTTCACGATGCCGAAAACAATCTGTTCCGTTCCAGGCGCGATTTCACGCACGTGGATTCTCGTACTTTGACGGAGGCGAAAGCAGTCGATGGCGCGCTCGAATTCCGCGAACTTCGTTGGCGCATCGTCATTCTGCCGGACGCGGATACACTGCCGCTTGCGGCATGGGAGAACCTCGAACGATTCTACCAGTCCGGCGGCGTTGTTGTCGCATTGACGTCCATGCCAGCCAACAGCGAAACGGAATTCCCATCGCCTCGCGTTCTCCAGATTGCCGGGGCGATGTTCGGCGATAGCCCCAAACCCCACATCACCACGAACGGCGGTGGCGGAGCGGGAATCTTCCTCCCCCCCGGCGCGGAAGCGCTTCTGCCGCTGGTGCTCGATGCGCTGCTCGAACCCGATGTGCGAGTGTCCGCCGCGGACGCCCCTCTCCGTATAGCCCACCGGCGCATCGACGACAACGACGTCTATTTTGTCATCAACGACAGCGGCCAGCCGTGGGAAGGTGAACTCGATTTCTCCCCTACAGGCGGCGGCGCGCAGTGGGAGCCCGCTACGGGACGCATGACCGCAATAGAACCGGGCGCAGGAGTGCCCGTCCGCTTGGATTCCTACGGCGCAATGCTTTACACCTTCAAGAGCGCTGTCCCGCGGCCCCGCAAGGAGGTGCAAGCCGGGGACTTGCCCCAAGTGGCTGTAACTGCGCTGCCTGAAACGTCTCCTGTCCCATCACACGGCGAATTCGTGACGGCATCGATCGAGACTGCCCCGTCATTGGCCTCCGCAGACCAGACCGCGTGGCGTGTTTCGGGAACCATTACCAAAGGGAACGTGGACACCTTCGTTTTCGCCGCGTTCAACTATCCGGCGCCCGCCGGTCTGCACGAAGCTGCCTACATCGTTTTTGACGCGTGGCTCCCCGAAGCTCAGCAGGCTGCCGTGCCGCTTCTGGTCATCCTCCGTGACAATTCCGGAGTGGAATACATGGCGGACACGGGCATTCCCATGAATGCGCCGGGCCACCACGCGTGTTACGTGGCGTTGAACCGTTTCCGGCGGGCAGGATGGTGCCCCATAACGGACCGCCCGCTCGACCTGTCCAACATCTCGGCGATCAACATCGGTTGGGGGGGCTACTACGGTTCGGAGAACGAGAACGTGACATTCAGCCTGAGCCCGCCCCGGCTGGCTTCACACCCTTGA